TAACATCTACTTTACCTACAAAAACACTTGGAAGAATCAAATTTTTCTCTTCTATTTTCTTTTCTAAAGGTTCATTAATTCCAGATCCTCCAGTAAATCCTCCAACTGCTGCAATTGCATAGGGAATTGAACCATTTGGACAATTGTATCCTTTGACTTTTATTTTGTATGTTCCTGTCTGAGTAGGATTAGGAAGCCAGACAACCTCAACATTATTCCTCCTATCAAAGTCACCCCCTGTTTGAGAATAACCTCCTGAAAAAACATTACCTTTGTATTCTTCGTCATTTGGAGCTATAACAGTCAAATCAAGGTCATTGACAAGAGTTGGATTTACAAGAGGATTTGCCGGATAGTCACTCCAAGCGAGAACAAATTTTAAAGGTTCAGATGGATTTTCTACCGTGACAGTATGAACGACAGAATCCCCTGTTGATACAGAGGAATTATCCGAAACAAACAAAACTCTCGATTCTCCAGAAAAGAAAAGAGCATTATCAAGAACAACTCTCCCCCAACCTTCAGCCCGATTCGGCACAGGATTTCCTTTTCCTCCTCCAATTCCCATATCAATTGTTGAGGCAATTAGAACAGCTTTCACAAGAGCTGCTGAAGGATTAAAAGGAGTCCCTGTCAAAGGGTCACCCGTCGGATAAAAACCATCTTTAAAATATTGCCTAATCATCGCACAAGCCCCTGAAACCTGAGGAGCTGCCTGGGATGTTCCTATCATTCCAACTATCCAGCTATGAGCAGGATGAGTTCCCCAAGTAGTATCTGGTCGTGCACCCCAAAGATAATATCTATGAGGATAAGATGAACCTCCAATTGTTGTTCCTCCAGGGGCAACAACATCAGGTTTTATCCTGTTATCGGTTGTCCAACCTCTTGAAGAAAAACTAGCCACGGAATCTGGAGAAACATCAAAAGAAGGAACCCAAGATGCTCCAACTGAGATACAATTTTTCGCTGTTGAAGGAGCAGCAACTGTAGTGTCATTAGGTCCAAAATTTCCTGCCGAAAAAACAACAACAAAATCCTTTTTATTCCAAACCATATTGTCTATCTCTATTGCCCCACCAATATATTCTCCAAGGTACTCACTATAATTCCAGGAATTTTGGTGGATTCTTGAATTATTATTATATGCTTTATTCATAACTAAGGTTAAATCAAAAGAGCCAAGTTTACAGGAATCTCCTTTGTTATAACCAAAATCTTGGATATAAAGTCTTACAGGAAAAGAATCTGGAACATTTCCCCTTGTCTGCCCACCCCAGTCGTAGATAGACATTAAATTTTTCCCTCCAGGATAATTGTCCGCGATGGAAGGATTCCCTGCAATAATAGAAGCAACATTTGTGCCATGGGAACAACCTCCCTTAGAAGTAACAACCTCCTTATCATCCCCTCCCTCTGGAGTATAAGCCTCAACTACTATATGGGAAGAACCTGGAAGGTCACTTTCTGGATCCTGAAAAAAACCACTCCAGTAATCAAGACCCGTATCGAAGATTGTTATAATCTCTCCCTTACCCGTTATTCCTTTCTCTGCAAGAGTTATTCCACTTGTTACTGTATCCCATGATTGTCCTAAATCATTGTCTTCCTCAATTGTGAAGCTATCTTTTGGAACCTGAACCGAATATCTCCAGGTTGAAGAAGATAAAACTCTTCTTGCATAAGGCTCTATTGATTCAACTTCTTTTATCCTTGCAAGAGCAAAAAGAGAGTCTGGAGGAATTCTTATTATCATTAAATTGTTATTTTCCTGAACTTCTTGGATAACCGAGCCCCAGCTTTCTAATTTACTTGCGATTTCATAAAGTGGACTTTCTGGGAAGAATCTTACCAAAAGATGGAGAAGAGGATCATTTTCCACCCAAAGTTCATCTTTACCACAAGGACATTCTCTACTTTCCAATATTCTCAGTTTATTATTCTCAATTTCGCCAATTAAAATTGGTAAGTTTTTATTCTCTCTATGTTTATCTTTTCTTTTATACACTCCCGGATGAACCTTATATTCAGGATGAAAGAGACCAATCCAACGCACAAAAGGGAGCTTCTCTATTTCTTTTTTTTCTTCCTTAGTCATCCGAACTATGTAAGCAAAATTAGGAATATAAGAATGGAAAACCCCACCTTTTTCGACAATTTTTTCTTTCCACTCAGAATAGATAGGACCTTTAAATTGCAAAATGTAGTAATTTTCTCCTTCTATTTCAGAAGCTTGTAAAAGCTCTCTAACCTTTGGAACACTTTTCAGCGGGTCAAATTTTTTATTCACAAAAGAAATTGTAAATTCTTCAGCAAAAAAGGGAAAAGAAACTAAAAATAAAAAGAGCTTTTTCATATAAACCTCCTTTAGTTTATATTAATATGATAAAATTTTTCTAATAGTCAATACTTCCTTGTATTTCTATCTGCAATTCTTAGAGGTTCTGGATACTTGCTATTTCTTGTAAGATTTAATATTAACTTTCTTCCACTTTCAAACCCTATTTTATGACCTGGAGAAAAGAAAATTGGTTTTGTTCCATCTTTAGTGCAGATAGCTTCTCCAACTTTCTCACCATTATAAAAAATACTTGCCCATTTACCCCTTTTTCTATCCACCTGGACATAATCTCCTACCAAAAGACTTTTAGCGCATCCAATTGTGGGTAAATCAAAAAGGACTCCAACGAAACAAGCAAGACCTGCTTTCTTTGGATGAGCAATACCATGTCCATCCACAATTATACAATCAAAAACCTTAGAAATTCTTAAAAGAGCTTTTTCAATAAGAGGTAGTTCTCTTAAAGCGAATTTTCCAGGTATATAATCCCAAGGAATCTTTTTCTCAAAAGTTACTTCCTCAATAACTTTATTTTCAATTATGTTAAAAACAACACAAGAAACTTTCGCTTTTTCTTTATAACTCACATCACAACCTACAACATTTATAGGAGAAAAAGAAAGATCTTCCTTAACAACAATTTGTTTTGGAATCATCTCATATAAATTTTCAATATTTTTATTGTTAAGAATCACATCTATAATTAAAAATAATTTATTAAAAAGTCAATTGAATTTATCTTGACAAATTTTCCTATCTTTACTAATAATAGATGAAACAAAAATGAAAGAAGAAGGAAGATGGCTTTCTTTTAAAGAGATATTCAAAGATAAAAAGTTTCATCTAGTTGTTTTATTTATTATCCTTTTATGGGTAATTTTATTACAAATCGTTTATGCTTCTGGAAATAAAGAATTTGTTTTAACTTCAAGCGATGGATATGTCACATTAATTCACGCAAGAACATGGTACGAAGGACACCCTTTAAGGATATATCCAGAGGATCCTCCAACTCCAATAAGCCCAATCCCTTATGCAATGTTATTATCAATTGGATACTGGTTAGGTTTTAAAACTAATAACTCTTTTATTTTTTGGACTTATTTAATTAATCTAATTATGCTTATATTTTCAGCTCTATTTCTTTATAGATTCTTCAACAGATTCTTCCCTGAGGTTGCCTTTCCTTCCACATTACTAAGCACGCTTTTTGCTCCAATTTTCTATAACTTTTTTAGTTGCACAACAATGCCTTTAATATTTCTCACAATTTCAGGGGGACTTGCTTTTTTAGAAAGCTTCCCTTTTTTTATTACATTTGCAATTCTCTCTGGTTTTTCCAGAAATGAAGGAATTTTATATTACCTATTCCTCTCTTCAATTCATCTTGGAATAAACAGAAAAAACTTTTGGAAAATCGCTCTTGGATTTTTACCTCTTCTTTCTCCTTTCTTCATAAACAAAATCCTAATTGGGCAAAGAGTAACTCAGGGAACAGTTTCACAAATACTTTTCCACTACGACAGTTTTGATAATGTGATTATTATTGCGACAGAAAATTTTCTTAATCATTTAAAATCAACAATCTTAGGTTTTTACAAAATAGGAGAAGATTTTGGTCTTTATAATCAAGCTTATGTAGTCTTTTCTCTTCCACCATTATTTTTCTTTTTTACTTTAATAGGGTTTTTAGAAGGGAATAAAAAAATTGCAATAAAAACCGCTCTCTTTCTTTTAATCCTTCTTTTAGGAGATTCCTTTACTCTCTTCACAGGAATGGGTTGCCACAGGCATATTTTACCTTCTTTTCCCATTATATTTGCTTTCTCTTTCCTTGGTTTTATGAAAATGAATAAACTCCTAAAAGGTTCTTACTTCATAATTGTATCTTTTTTTTCTTTATTCTTCATATCTCAGGAAATTATTTTACTGTCATACATAAGAAATAATGTCATAAAAGCAAAAAGAGAAAAAGAAGTTGCTCAATATTTACAAAAAATCTTACCAGAAAAAACAGAGATTTTCGATGGAACAAGTGGGTCTACCTCGACCATTTTTGAAGCGAAGAAACTAAAGTTTATTACTCTTACTCCAAACTTTGACCCTATTCTTGGAAAATATATTTCTTCTTTTTATGAATACACAGAAATATCTGAACTGGTCCAAAGATATTATTCTAATGTAAAATATCTTTTAACTCAAGAGAATTTTGAAGATAATCCTTTAACAAAATGGTTAAAGAGATTTTCTGTTAAAAAAGAAAGAACTTTTTTTTGGGTTGAGGAAGATGAAATTTATAATCTCTATTATATTGAGCTTTCTCCATTAAAAAAGCAACTTTTTGAAAAAGATGTCATAGATGAACTTGACATTGGAGATCCTTCTTCAGAAAAACTCCATAACTATAAAAGAGTTAATTTTGGGCCAACAAAATATTTTCAGATTTTGTTTAATATTGAAAGCTTTTATGATGCCGGTAGAATCACAGAAGGATATGAAACTTTTACTCTAAGACAATCTAAAAATAAAGACCTTGAATTAATCTGTTTAATAGGAAGAACTTTTAAGGGTGAAAAACCAATATTAGGAAAAACACTTTTCTTTCAACCCATTAAAATTGACCTTTCTGACTCTTATTTTGAAATATTTTATAAAGGAAGAAAGATTTACACTAAAAAAATAGAAAAAGATTATGAGTTAATAAATATTCCTCTCTTAAACGAAGCTGAAGAAGATCCAATCACACTAAAAGTCGAAGGTAGATTTATTTCCTACCACTATTGGATTAAAAGAAA
This portion of the candidate division WOR-3 bacterium genome encodes:
- a CDS encoding S8 family serine peptidase; its protein translation is MKKLFLFLVSFPFFAEEFTISFVNKKFDPLKSVPKVRELLQASEIEGENYYILQFKGPIYSEWKEKIVEKGGVFHSYIPNFAYIVRMTKEEKKEIEKLPFVRWIGLFHPEYKVHPGVYKRKDKHRENKNLPILIGEIENNKLRILESRECPCGKDELWVENDPLLHLLVRFFPESPLYEIASKLESWGSVIQEVQENNNLMIIRIPPDSLFALARIKEVESIEPYARRVLSSSTWRYSVQVPKDSFTIEEDNDLGQSWDTVTSGITLAEKGITGKGEIITIFDTGLDYWSGFFQDPESDLPGSSHIVVEAYTPEGGDDKEVVTSKGGCSHGTNVASIIAGNPSIADNYPGGKNLMSIYDWGGQTRGNVPDSFPVRLYIQDFGYNKGDSCKLGSFDLTLVMNKAYNNNSRIHQNSWNYSEYLGEYIGGAIEIDNMVWNKKDFVVVFSAGNFGPNDTTVAAPSTAKNCISVGASWVPSFDVSPDSVASFSSRGWTTDNRIKPDVVAPGGTTIGGSSYPHRYYLWGARPDTTWGTHPAHSWIVGMIGTSQAAPQVSGACAMIRQYFKDGFYPTGDPLTGTPFNPSAALVKAVLIASTIDMGIGGGKGNPVPNRAEGWGRVVLDNALFFSGESRVLFVSDNSSVSTGDSVVHTVTVENPSEPLKFVLAWSDYPANPLVNPTLVNDLDLTVIAPNDEEYKGNVFSGGYSQTGGDFDRRNNVEVVWLPNPTQTGTYKIKVKGYNCPNGSIPYAIAAVGGFTGGSGINEPLEKKIEEKNLILPSVFVGKVDVKLNIATPGKVNLSLYDITGRKVRTLVDERLEKGIHLVKFGENLSSGIYFFVLKIDGKKIEEKKIVKLGN
- a CDS encoding endonuclease V, translated to MILNNKNIENLYEMIPKQIVVKEDLSFSPINVVGCDVSYKEKAKVSCVVFNIIENKVIEEVTFEKKIPWDYIPGKFALRELPLIEKALLRISKVFDCIIVDGHGIAHPKKAGLACFVGVLFDLPTIGCAKSLLVGDYVQVDRKRGKWASIFYNGEKVGEAICTKDGTKPIFFSPGHKIGFESGRKLILNLTRNSKYPEPLRIADRNTRKY